The following are encoded in a window of Longibacter salinarum genomic DNA:
- a CDS encoding glycosyl hydrolase-related protein: protein MDAPLHGIVVSHTHWDRAWYLPFQVFRHRLVRLVDRLIELLETNEEYRAFTLDGQTVLLDDYLEIRPDQEERLRTLIDEGRLLIGPWYTLPDLFLVSAESVVRNLQVGRAHCDEFGGGMTVGYIPDPFGHFAQMPQILRGFGMQTYIFMRGLGREEKERLGGTFDWRAPDGSTVRAIYQPQGYFPAGNLGHPEVYGRFDGHTPTVDLAEERVREAVETLSDVQQEKTLLLSNGFDHMPEQPELPDLLTSLNKRMTDVDLEHGTLPQFVDLLLAEYGTHETYEGDLVGNADHPILLNVYSTRIYLKQQNHRAQSLLTRHVEPMSAWLETESVGPDARPFLDQAWRLLLRNHPHDDICGCSVDAVHDDDEQRFRQIDEIGTSLLREHLESLVLSGGFEEPQGNEEWPSDDRLDEGAPDLGTTDVFVFNPHPFAHRQRVEATIMMPEPEGTRSDDPRPARPLAGLMPDGTPVDIQTLETEGDVVRSNYLEATWGRRYRVSFDVELPPLGYQVVRIAETLQAIEDKNDPAEVLLENDAYRVWVEGERLQILEKETGTRFGDALGFEYHLDAGDTYSYGPVPDHGPWNAEFVSSQHHPDRRETLQLQYALAVPEQYDRDAEQPIGTTTLDLTVDITLTLQQAVGISVRYENTARDGRLRIVLPTGLIRDESLADGHFALRPRKKPPWLTPEDEPERHDGYPGELNYPTQHQGDFVMVEQTSDDSDQGRRTWIANRGLPEYELLTDGEQAQVAVTLHRAVGWLSVADGRIRGCQAGPTVPTPGAQCQREMHAELAWGHGIIPRFEAVRRARAFAHPARATEIPYLPYAESRGRWSRSRSIARIDNPAIDLTALRPSVTDDAQAIRLCNLSADEQTARLSIGLQVEEWCVSTLQEGWDEASVRDVNRGTIDITVGPHEVVTLLLR from the coding sequence ATGGACGCCCCTCTCCACGGCATTGTTGTCTCCCACACGCACTGGGACCGGGCCTGGTACCTGCCGTTTCAGGTCTTTCGGCACCGGCTTGTGCGACTCGTCGACCGGCTCATCGAGCTGCTGGAGACGAACGAGGAGTACCGTGCCTTCACGCTGGATGGGCAAACCGTTCTACTCGACGACTATCTCGAGATTCGCCCCGACCAGGAGGAGCGACTCCGTACACTGATCGACGAAGGGCGTCTTCTCATCGGTCCGTGGTACACGCTGCCGGACCTGTTTCTCGTCTCGGCCGAATCCGTCGTGCGCAACCTGCAGGTTGGCCGCGCGCACTGCGACGAATTTGGTGGCGGGATGACGGTCGGATACATTCCAGATCCGTTCGGACATTTCGCTCAGATGCCGCAGATCCTCCGCGGTTTCGGCATGCAGACGTACATCTTCATGCGCGGTCTCGGGCGCGAGGAGAAGGAACGTCTGGGGGGCACGTTCGACTGGCGGGCGCCGGATGGGTCCACGGTGCGAGCAATCTACCAGCCACAGGGCTACTTCCCGGCCGGGAATCTCGGACATCCGGAGGTCTACGGCCGGTTCGACGGTCACACGCCGACGGTCGACCTCGCCGAGGAGCGGGTCCGCGAGGCGGTGGAGACGCTCAGCGACGTTCAGCAGGAAAAGACACTCCTCCTGAGCAACGGCTTCGATCACATGCCGGAGCAGCCGGAGCTACCCGATCTCCTCACGTCGTTGAATAAGCGAATGACGGATGTGGACCTGGAGCACGGCACGCTCCCCCAGTTTGTCGATCTTCTGCTTGCGGAGTATGGGACGCACGAGACGTATGAAGGGGATCTTGTCGGAAATGCCGATCATCCCATTCTGCTCAATGTCTACTCGACTCGCATCTACCTGAAGCAGCAGAACCACCGAGCGCAGTCGCTCCTGACGCGCCATGTCGAGCCGATGAGCGCGTGGCTTGAGACGGAGTCCGTTGGTCCGGACGCGCGGCCCTTTCTCGATCAGGCGTGGCGCCTTCTTCTCCGTAATCATCCGCATGACGACATCTGTGGATGTAGTGTCGACGCCGTTCATGATGACGACGAGCAACGCTTTCGGCAGATTGACGAGATTGGAACGTCGCTTCTTCGCGAACACCTCGAGTCACTCGTTCTGTCCGGAGGATTTGAGGAACCGCAGGGGAACGAAGAATGGCCGTCTGACGACCGGCTGGACGAGGGGGCACCTGACCTTGGTACCACAGACGTGTTCGTGTTTAATCCGCACCCCTTCGCGCACAGGCAGCGCGTGGAGGCCACCATCATGATGCCCGAACCCGAGGGCACGCGGTCCGACGATCCACGCCCGGCTCGACCTCTCGCTGGGTTGATGCCCGACGGCACGCCCGTTGACATCCAAACGCTCGAAACGGAGGGCGATGTCGTCCGCAGCAACTATCTGGAGGCGACCTGGGGACGGCGATACCGCGTCTCCTTCGACGTCGAACTTCCGCCCTTGGGCTACCAGGTCGTTCGCATTGCCGAAACGCTACAAGCTATCGAGGACAAGAACGACCCCGCGGAGGTCCTACTTGAGAATGACGCGTACCGCGTGTGGGTTGAGGGTGAACGCCTGCAGATTCTCGAGAAGGAAACCGGGACTCGTTTCGGTGACGCACTCGGATTCGAGTACCATCTCGACGCCGGCGACACCTACTCATACGGTCCGGTTCCTGACCATGGGCCGTGGAACGCAGAGTTTGTTTCGAGTCAGCACCATCCTGATCGCCGGGAGACGCTACAGCTTCAGTATGCTCTCGCCGTACCGGAGCAGTACGATCGTGACGCCGAACAGCCGATTGGGACGACGACGCTCGATCTAACGGTCGATATCACGCTCACGCTGCAGCAGGCCGTTGGCATCTCGGTTCGTTATGAGAACACGGCTCGGGACGGGCGCCTTCGCATCGTTCTCCCGACGGGCCTGATTCGGGACGAGTCGCTGGCGGATGGCCACTTCGCGCTGCGTCCGAGGAAGAAGCCGCCATGGCTTACCCCCGAGGACGAGCCGGAGCGCCACGACGGCTATCCCGGCGAACTGAACTATCCGACACAGCACCAGGGGGATTTTGTGATGGTAGAACAGACATCCGATGATTCCGACCAGGGCCGACGGACGTGGATCGCAAACCGTGGGCTCCCGGAGTACGAATTGTTGACCGACGGTGAGCAGGCGCAGGTTGCCGTGACGCTTCATCGCGCCGTTGGATGGCTCTCCGTTGCGGATGGACGCATCCGAGGCTGTCAGGCCGGACCGACGGTTCCAACACCCGGTGCGCAGTGTCAGCGCGAGATGCACGCCGAGCTCGCCTGGGGACATGGCATCATACCCCGATTCGAGGCGGTGCGCCGCGCTCGTGCCTTCGCACACCCGGCCCGTGCGACTGAAATTCCGTACCTCCCGTACGCCGAGTCGAGGGGACGCTGGTCGCGCTCACGTTCCATCGCCAGGATTGACAATCCAGCCATCGATCTTACGGCGCTCCGTCCTTCCGTTACGGACGACGCTCAGGCGATTCGACTTTGCAATTTGTCGGCCGACGAGCAAACGGCCCGCCTTTCGATCGGACTCCAGGTGGAAGAATGGTGCGTCTCGACGCTGCAGGAGGGATGGGACGAGGCCTCCGTTCGCGATGTAAACAGAGGGACGATCGACATCACGGTAGGGCCGCACGAAGTGGTGACGTTGCTTCTCCGATAA
- a CDS encoding dienelactone hydrolase family protein — MAQYSPSNIDARSFLRVVTTEHQGRFLVRFPEGYRTDPSRRWPFLLFLHGAGERGRDLNLVQRHGPLSDSAPDEIPAIIVAPQCDLEDWWNAAALEALVESCLERYRVDEARMALTGISMGGSAAWELAARTPERWTAVAPICGRADPLRAPSLVDVPVWAFHGAQDTVIPAEQSKTMVDAIRSVDGEAKLTIDPDAAHEVWTDVYRGTEIYDWLLKPRD; from the coding sequence ATGGCTCAATATTCTCCTTCGAACATCGACGCTCGCAGTTTCCTTCGGGTCGTCACGACAGAGCATCAGGGACGGTTTCTTGTTCGATTTCCGGAAGGGTATCGTACGGATCCGTCGCGCAGATGGCCGTTTCTGCTCTTTCTCCACGGGGCGGGGGAGCGGGGGCGCGACCTCAACCTTGTGCAGCGGCACGGACCGCTTTCCGATAGCGCACCGGATGAGATCCCAGCGATCATCGTGGCACCGCAGTGCGATCTGGAGGATTGGTGGAATGCTGCCGCTCTAGAGGCCCTGGTTGAGTCGTGCCTGGAGCGCTACCGTGTCGACGAGGCGAGAATGGCGTTGACCGGCATCAGCATGGGCGGGAGCGCCGCGTGGGAGCTGGCGGCGCGTACGCCTGAGCGCTGGACAGCCGTTGCACCCATTTGCGGTCGCGCCGATCCACTGCGGGCTCCCTCGCTCGTGGATGTGCCGGTGTGGGCATTCCACGGTGCGCAGGATACCGTCATTCCGGCGGAGCAATCCAAAACGATGGTCGACGCCATCCGGTCCGTTGACGGGGAGGCGAAACTCACGATTGACCCCGACGCCGCACACGAGGTCTGGACGGATGTGTACCGTGGGACGGAAATCTATGATTGGCTCTTAAAGCCGCGCGATTAG
- a CDS encoding DUF4434 domain-containing protein, translating to MQLTGTFLDEITHDIPSQNWGAREWARDFDAMKAVGIDTVILIRAGYRDRAVFDSEVLSDARDMMPAYDDLVDLFLREAERCGMDFWFGTYDAGTFWDEGDYRHEVDINKPFCAEVAEKYGDREAFAGWYISHEINAYDDGMLNVYEELSDHLRELVDVPILMSPYMKGVKQFGDEALGFDEHVREWSTAFERLEGLVDVVAFQDGNVPLTELPRYLAANRELAAAHGIESWGNVETFDRDVRIKFPPIDFRKLRYKIEQAAEAGLDKLITFEFSHFLSPNADHPAARALHRRYREWIDVDKSPQAAEPSVEDRSSITQS from the coding sequence ATGCAGCTGACCGGGACTTTTCTCGACGAGATTACCCATGATATTCCGTCTCAAAACTGGGGCGCGAGGGAGTGGGCACGTGATTTCGACGCCATGAAGGCCGTCGGGATCGATACCGTCATTCTGATTCGTGCCGGCTACCGGGACCGTGCTGTCTTCGACTCGGAGGTGCTGTCGGATGCTCGTGATATGATGCCGGCCTACGACGACCTGGTCGATCTCTTTTTACGAGAAGCGGAGCGGTGCGGCATGGACTTCTGGTTCGGCACGTACGATGCCGGCACGTTCTGGGACGAGGGCGACTATCGGCACGAGGTTGACATCAACAAACCGTTCTGTGCAGAGGTCGCGGAGAAGTACGGCGATAGAGAGGCATTCGCCGGCTGGTACATCAGTCACGAGATCAACGCCTACGATGACGGGATGCTGAACGTCTACGAGGAGCTCTCCGATCATCTTCGCGAGCTGGTCGATGTGCCAATCCTGATGTCACCGTACATGAAGGGAGTGAAGCAATTCGGGGACGAGGCGCTTGGATTTGACGAGCACGTCCGCGAGTGGAGTACGGCCTTCGAGCGGCTCGAGGGCCTCGTTGATGTCGTCGCATTCCAGGATGGCAATGTGCCGCTGACCGAGCTTCCGCGCTACCTCGCGGCCAACCGGGAGCTCGCCGCCGCCCACGGAATCGAGAGCTGGGGGAACGTCGAGACGTTCGATCGCGATGTCCGAATTAAATTTCCCCCGATCGATTTTCGGAAGCTTCGCTACAAGATTGAACAGGCTGCTGAGGCAGGGCTCGACAAGCTGATTACGTTCGAGTTCTCCCACTTCCTGAGTCCGAACGCCGATCACCCCGCCGCTCGTGCCCTGCATCGCCGGTACCGTGAGTGGATCGATGTGGACAAATCTCCACAGGCAGCCGAACCGTCCGTAGAGGACCGCTCCTCCATCACGCAGTCGTAA
- a CDS encoding AGE family epimerase/isomerase has translation MRLPTPTLDPATLSPDRRTQISSIRQRYRSELYDRVLPFWMEHSIDRENGGYYNCLDRDGAVYDTTKHSWLQGRQVWMFSALYRTVEPRDEWLDIAQHGLKFLRDHALRPNGQVFFSLTADGRPIYQQRKIFSECFYVMALAEYARAADRPDLLKEAEEGLGRLWEWSSDLTKVGRPQHEGQADARSLAIPMILLNLIDVVAGENTSDYASSVDKLLERILLHVHADDKMVLESVAPDGSRLDGADGRVLNPGHAIEAGWFVQHWAQRLSRPDLQETARDIVRWSFDRGWDDEHGGIFYFLDADGYSPMQLEWFMKLWWPHCEALYAHLLNYALFGDEEDWQAFKTVDTYTFDHFSDPEHGEWFGYLDREGRVTHRFKGAAYKGCFHVPRTLWLCERLLGMLDASD, from the coding sequence ATGCGCCTACCTACACCGACGCTCGATCCGGCGACTCTTTCGCCCGACCGGCGCACTCAGATTTCGTCCATTCGCCAGCGGTACCGGAGTGAACTGTATGACCGCGTGCTTCCGTTTTGGATGGAGCACTCCATCGATCGTGAGAACGGTGGATACTACAACTGTCTGGATCGCGACGGCGCGGTATACGACACGACAAAGCACAGCTGGCTTCAGGGTCGACAGGTATGGATGTTTTCAGCTCTGTATCGCACCGTCGAACCACGCGATGAATGGCTCGACATCGCACAACACGGCCTCAAATTTCTCCGCGATCATGCGCTTCGCCCGAACGGACAGGTGTTTTTCTCGCTCACAGCGGACGGCCGGCCGATTTACCAGCAGCGGAAGATCTTCTCGGAATGCTTCTACGTGATGGCTCTCGCCGAGTATGCCCGCGCAGCTGACCGGCCGGACCTCCTGAAAGAGGCCGAAGAAGGATTGGGTCGGCTGTGGGAATGGTCCTCGGATTTGACAAAAGTGGGCCGCCCGCAGCACGAGGGACAGGCGGATGCACGGTCACTGGCCATCCCAATGATTCTGCTGAATCTGATTGATGTCGTAGCGGGCGAGAATACGTCCGACTACGCGTCCAGCGTCGACAAACTACTCGAGCGAATCCTGCTCCACGTCCATGCAGACGACAAGATGGTGCTTGAATCCGTGGCGCCAGACGGCTCTCGACTCGACGGTGCCGATGGTCGGGTCCTGAATCCAGGCCACGCGATTGAAGCCGGCTGGTTCGTCCAACACTGGGCGCAACGACTCTCTCGGCCGGACCTTCAGGAGACCGCACGTGACATCGTGCGATGGTCATTCGATCGAGGGTGGGACGACGAGCACGGTGGAATCTTCTATTTCCTCGACGCCGACGGCTACAGCCCGATGCAACTCGAGTGGTTCATGAAGCTCTGGTGGCCGCACTGCGAAGCCCTCTACGCCCATCTTCTCAACTACGCTCTCTTCGGTGACGAGGAAGATTGGCAGGCCTTCAAGACCGTGGATACTTACACCTTTGATCACTTTTCCGATCCCGAACACGGCGAGTGGTTTGGCTATCTCGACCGCGAGGGTCGCGTGACGCACAGATTCAAAGGTGCAGCCTACAAAGGCTGCTTCCACGTTCCGCGGACGCTCTGGCTGTGTGAACGCCTTCTGGGTATGCTCGACGCATCCGATTGA
- the nagB gene encoding glucosamine-6-phosphate deaminase yields MNAKTASQTSKAQNEPAFEASRQASNRGTQRERLPVLIFEKPSEMSHRVARRIANLIEERQAVGQELVLGLPTGSTPIGVYQELVRMHQEEGLDFSNVVTFNLDEYYPMDPESLQSYHRFMEENFFNHVNIPESQIHIPEGDIPREEVERHCIEYEHAIEKAGGIDLILLGIGRSGHVGFNEPGSSRQTRTRLIILDEITRKDAASDFFGEENVPQEAITMGVGTILDADEIILMATGEHKAPIVREAVEEEANRSVTASYLQDHPNASFYLDRAAAGELTRVKTPWLVRDIEWNEQLEKQAVIWLSKKLNKAIPRLESGDFYRNQMHGVVHRYDSIDDLTRKIFEDLRQRIVYSDNLIKNERVILFSPHPDDDVISMGGMLDKLVANGNDVTVAYMTNGSVAVFDSDVRRYLRFIEMCGPTMGLEGEAFEHFNAKRAEIESFLDQKSPGEVDIQEVQELKAYIRYGEAVAATEVMGLGPEHCRFLDMPFYKTGRVRKDPVTQADVDVVRNLLEEVEPTNVFVAGDLSDPHGTHRMCYQAIRDALGEYRDARAGSDGQPAANAAPLVWLYRGAWQEWEIDRADIFVPLSKADLGRKVEAIFKHESQKDRAMFPGAYDEREFWQRARDRNCDTADTLNGLGLPEFYAAEAFVTTHEMP; encoded by the coding sequence ATGAATGCCAAGACCGCCTCTCAAACGTCCAAAGCCCAGAACGAGCCCGCGTTCGAAGCATCGCGTCAGGCCTCTAACCGAGGAACCCAGCGCGAACGGCTGCCCGTGTTGATCTTTGAGAAGCCCTCAGAGATGTCCCATCGCGTGGCCCGACGGATCGCCAACCTGATCGAAGAACGCCAGGCGGTCGGGCAAGAGCTCGTCCTCGGCCTGCCGACAGGCTCGACGCCCATTGGCGTCTATCAGGAGCTCGTCCGCATGCATCAGGAGGAAGGTCTTGACTTCTCTAATGTCGTGACCTTCAATCTCGACGAGTACTATCCGATGGATCCAGAGAGCCTTCAGAGCTATCACCGGTTCATGGAGGAGAATTTCTTCAATCACGTCAATATCCCGGAGTCGCAGATTCACATTCCGGAAGGCGACATCCCGCGAGAGGAGGTCGAGCGGCACTGCATTGAATACGAACATGCGATCGAAAAGGCCGGTGGCATTGACCTTATCTTGCTCGGCATCGGGCGAAGCGGGCACGTCGGCTTCAACGAGCCGGGATCGAGCCGGCAAACGCGAACGCGCTTGATCATTCTGGACGAGATCACGCGGAAGGATGCGGCGAGCGACTTCTTCGGCGAGGAGAACGTGCCACAGGAGGCGATCACGATGGGCGTAGGGACGATCCTCGACGCCGACGAGATTATCCTGATGGCAACCGGTGAGCACAAGGCTCCGATCGTCCGGGAGGCTGTGGAGGAAGAGGCGAACCGATCCGTCACGGCGAGTTACCTGCAGGATCACCCGAACGCAAGCTTCTACCTCGACCGGGCCGCGGCTGGCGAACTGACGCGAGTGAAGACGCCGTGGCTGGTGCGCGACATCGAGTGGAACGAGCAGCTCGAAAAGCAGGCCGTGATTTGGCTATCCAAGAAGCTGAACAAGGCGATTCCGCGTCTGGAGTCAGGTGACTTCTACCGCAACCAGATGCATGGCGTCGTCCATCGCTATGACAGCATTGACGACCTGACTCGCAAGATATTTGAGGACCTCCGACAGAGGATTGTTTACAGCGACAATCTGATCAAGAACGAGCGGGTCATCCTCTTTAGTCCGCATCCGGACGACGACGTCATCTCGATGGGAGGGATGCTTGACAAACTTGTCGCCAATGGCAACGACGTCACGGTAGCCTACATGACGAATGGCTCCGTGGCCGTCTTCGATTCCGACGTTCGACGGTACCTCCGCTTTATCGAGATGTGCGGCCCGACGATGGGACTCGAAGGGGAGGCGTTCGAACACTTCAACGCAAAGCGGGCGGAGATCGAGAGCTTCCTGGATCAGAAAAGTCCGGGCGAGGTGGATATTCAGGAGGTGCAGGAGCTGAAAGCCTACATCCGGTACGGTGAAGCGGTCGCGGCGACGGAGGTGATGGGCCTCGGGCCGGAGCACTGCCGCTTCCTCGACATGCCCTTCTACAAGACGGGCCGCGTGCGCAAGGATCCGGTCACGCAGGCAGATGTCGATGTCGTCCGAAACCTGCTAGAGGAGGTCGAGCCGACCAATGTTTTCGTTGCCGGTGACCTCTCGGATCCGCACGGCACGCACCGAATGTGTTACCAGGCCATCCGCGACGCGCTCGGTGAATATCGTGATGCACGAGCTGGATCGGATGGGCAACCTGCTGCTAACGCTGCTCCGCTCGTCTGGCTGTACCGTGGTGCGTGGCAGGAGTGGGAGATCGACCGCGCGGATATTTTCGTGCCGCTCTCGAAGGCGGATCTTGGTCGAAAGGTCGAAGCGATCTTCAAGCACGAGAGCCAGAAGGACCGGGCCATGTTCCCCGGCGCCTACGACGAACGCGAGTTCTGGCAGCGCGCCCGGGACCGAAACTGCGACACCGCAGATACCCTGAACGGTCTGGGGCTGCCGGAATTCTATGCAGCGGAAGCGTTCGTGACGACGCACGAGATGCCGTAA